A single Bacillota bacterium DNA region contains:
- a CDS encoding S9 family peptidase, with the protein MPLRALEAEDLLRLRFLGEPELSPDGSRLLAVETTVDPRRNRYRSRLIAVDPLEGGTPLPWTNPPEEGRDRHPCFSPGGRQVAFFSDRSGSDQIWLMPAGGGEARQLTRVKGITDFAWLDERRLLLTVREGRDGPEPPDPKEEGPLPEEAGAQRERYTRDVRVIDRIFYRIDTVGYIFQERSHLFLLDLAEMPADGEPAGPERLRRLTGPGEYDDEEAAPSPDGRQVAYVSRRDDMHPDLTDLYVVPAEGGEPRRLSAGGGGVGSPSWSPDGARIAYLFSRKHPDGSQGNAEVWLVAADGSSPARSLSGGTDRSFLDASIGDTRGHDGGARLAWSADGGRIYALVSDRGSTRLFGLAVADGRAEALTPEEPSLFGVAWPRDRSFFVALGTDARTPCDLWRGRPDEEGLRRLTRINAELLDSVDLGAPEHFTFRAKPGSPEVDGWLLRPADNGPQARPVPAVLEVHGGPAAMYTGAFFFEFQLLRARGFAVLWSNPRGSEGYGEAFRNSIHGRWGTDDFEDVMALLDAGLARGGLDPERVGIAGGSYGGFMTNWAVSHTDRFRAAVTMRSVVNWESDFGSGDFGFLDDEMFGGALPWRDPEPYRRMSPLTYVDRIRTPLLILHAENDWRCPIEQGEQLYAALKKLGRTVRFVRYPGESHELSRSGKPWHRVDRLERIVGWFEEYLAGPRG; encoded by the coding sequence ATGCCGTTGCGAGCTCTGGAAGCGGAGGATCTCCTGCGGCTCCGCTTCCTGGGGGAGCCGGAGCTGTCGCCGGACGGCTCCCGGCTTCTCGCCGTCGAGACCACCGTCGATCCCCGCCGGAACCGGTACCGCTCCCGCCTGATCGCCGTCGATCCCCTGGAGGGCGGAACCCCGCTGCCCTGGACCAACCCGCCGGAGGAGGGCCGCGACCGCCACCCGTGCTTCTCGCCCGGGGGGCGGCAGGTCGCCTTCTTCTCCGACCGCTCCGGCTCCGACCAGATCTGGCTGATGCCGGCAGGCGGCGGCGAGGCGCGACAGCTGACGCGGGTGAAGGGGATCACCGACTTCGCCTGGCTGGACGAGCGGCGCCTCCTCCTCACCGTCCGCGAGGGCCGCGACGGCCCCGAACCGCCCGATCCCAAGGAAGAGGGCCCCCTCCCGGAGGAGGCGGGCGCCCAGCGGGAGCGCTACACCCGCGACGTCCGCGTCATCGACCGGATCTTCTACCGCATCGACACCGTGGGCTACATCTTCCAGGAGCGCTCCCACCTCTTCCTGTTGGACCTGGCGGAGATGCCGGCCGACGGGGAGCCGGCCGGGCCCGAGCGGCTGCGACGGCTGACCGGGCCGGGCGAGTACGACGACGAGGAGGCGGCGCCCTCGCCGGACGGCCGGCAGGTGGCCTACGTCTCCCGGCGCGACGACATGCATCCGGACCTGACCGACCTCTACGTGGTCCCGGCGGAGGGAGGCGAGCCACGCCGGCTGAGCGCGGGCGGGGGCGGGGTCGGGTCGCCCTCCTGGTCGCCGGACGGCGCGCGGATCGCCTATCTCTTCTCGCGGAAGCACCCCGACGGCTCGCAGGGGAACGCCGAGGTCTGGCTGGTCGCCGCCGACGGTTCCTCGCCCGCCCGCTCCCTGAGCGGCGGCACCGACCGCTCCTTTCTGGACGCCTCGATCGGCGACACCCGCGGTCACGACGGCGGGGCCCGCCTCGCCTGGTCCGCCGACGGGGGCCGGATCTACGCGCTGGTCTCCGATCGCGGCAGCACGCGGCTCTTCGGCCTGGCGGTGGCGGACGGCCGGGCGGAGGCGCTGACGCCGGAGGAACCGAGCCTTTTCGGCGTGGCCTGGCCGCGCGACCGTTCCTTCTTCGTCGCCCTCGGCACGGACGCACGGACGCCCTGCGACCTCTGGCGCGGCCGTCCGGACGAGGAGGGACTGCGGCGGTTGACGCGGATCAACGCGGAGCTCCTCGACTCCGTCGACCTGGGCGCACCCGAGCACTTCACCTTCCGGGCGAAGCCCGGGAGCCCGGAGGTCGACGGCTGGCTCCTCCGGCCGGCGGACAACGGTCCGCAGGCCCGGCCCGTGCCGGCGGTGCTGGAGGTGCACGGAGGCCCCGCGGCCATGTACACGGGCGCCTTCTTCTTCGAGTTCCAGCTCCTCCGCGCCCGCGGCTTCGCCGTCCTCTGGTCCAACCCGCGCGGCTCCGAGGGGTACGGCGAGGCCTTCCGGAACTCGATCCACGGCCGCTGGGGGACGGACGACTTCGAGGACGTGATGGCCCTGCTGGACGCGGGCCTCGCCCGGGGCGGCCTCGACCCCGAGCGGGTGGGCATCGCGGGAGGAAGCTACGGCGGCTTCATGACCAACTGGGCGGTCAGCCACACCGACCGCTTCCGCGCCGCCGTCACCATGCGCAGCGTCGTCAACTGGGAGAGCGACTTCGGTTCCGGCGACTTCGGCTTCCTGGACGACGAGATGTTCGGCGGGGCGCTGCCCTGGCGCGACCCGGAGCCCTACCGGCGGATGTCGCCGCTCACGTACGTGGACCGGATCCGGACGCCTCTCCTCATCCTCCATGCGGAGAACGACTGGCGATGCCCCATCGAACAGGGGGAGCAGCTCTACGCGGCCCTGAAGAAACTGGGCAGGACCGTCCGCTTCGTCCGCTACCCGGGGGAGAGCCACGAGCTCTCCCGCTCGGGGAAGCCGTGGCACCGGGTCGACCGGCTGGAAAGGATCGTCGGCTGGTTCGAAGAGTACCTGGCGGGTCCACGCGGCTAG
- a CDS encoding glycosyltransferase family 9 protein — MACPSPVQAELLTRAPWVDRTVTVERFLAERGRRRGGGAPAGIRFFDLREHPLQRRWWWGSEAFTRAFGPIHMLRVLERIFGFPPAPGRPELVRRPPAAGELREAGIDPADLDRLLLLAPGGRRLNKLWPTAHWLELAAGLEGRGWRVAVVGRPEEAYSHQVAELARAGLPRLGKAGILGTLDLISAARAMVAVDNGLAHLAAVQGRPTVVLFGPAQAWLWAPPYPNALPVQGACGLNCMEQPLDWECPWKVCMEVIRPPAVLASLLGLLEMEGPTGRGGGGNGVVGSGGKG; from the coding sequence GTGGCCTGCCCCTCCCCCGTGCAGGCGGAGCTCCTCACCCGGGCGCCCTGGGTCGACCGGACGGTGACCGTGGAACGGTTCCTGGCGGAGCGCGGTCGCCGGCGAGGCGGGGGGGCCCCGGCCGGGATCCGTTTCTTCGACCTCCGCGAGCACCCCCTGCAACGGCGCTGGTGGTGGGGCTCGGAGGCCTTCACCCGCGCCTTCGGCCCCATCCACATGCTCCGGGTGCTGGAGCGGATCTTCGGCTTCCCGCCCGCTCCCGGGCGGCCCGAGCTGGTCCGCCGCCCGCCGGCGGCCGGGGAGCTGCGCGAGGCGGGGATCGATCCCGCCGACCTGGACCGCCTTCTCCTCCTGGCCCCGGGAGGCCGGCGGCTGAACAAGCTCTGGCCGACGGCCCACTGGCTGGAGCTGGCGGCGGGCCTGGAGGGGCGCGGCTGGCGCGTCGCCGTGGTCGGCCGCCCGGAGGAAGCCTATTCCCATCAGGTGGCAGAGCTGGCCCGCGCGGGGCTGCCCCGCCTGGGCAAGGCCGGCATCCTGGGAACGCTCGACCTGATCAGCGCGGCACGGGCGATGGTCGCCGTGGACAACGGTCTCGCCCATCTGGCCGCCGTCCAGGGGCGCCCCACGGTGGTCCTCTTCGGTCCCGCCCAGGCCTGGCTCTGGGCGCCTCCCTACCCCAACGCCCTCCCCGTCCAGGGGGCCTGCGGGCTCAATTGCATGGAACAGCCGCTTGACTGGGAATGCCCGTGGAAGGTGTGCATGGAGGTGATCCGGCCGCCGGCGGTCCTCGCCTCGCTCCTCGGCCTCCTGGAGATGGAGGGTCCGACGGGCCGGGGCGGCGGTGGCAACGGCGTGGTAGGCTCGGGGGGAAAGGGGTGA
- a CDS encoding tryptophan transporter, producing the protein MQSAMRQGEGGPGEALRVVDLVTAAVLLAVGYVLHVVTPALYAGVKPDLVLGMLFIILLLYRNVTLDVAAGLAAGAITAITTSMPGGQIPNLVDKLVTTLVLVGLIRLFSRLQPNLLSIGVAVLGTLISGTVFLSTAMVLGVFPAAAFPATLLAVVLPAALANAVVVAVLYPVARAARRLTGSPALQGPGR; encoded by the coding sequence ATGCAGAGCGCGATGCGGCAAGGCGAGGGCGGTCCGGGGGAGGCGCTGCGCGTCGTCGACCTGGTGACGGCCGCGGTCCTCCTGGCCGTGGGCTACGTCCTCCACGTGGTGACGCCGGCCCTGTACGCGGGCGTCAAGCCGGACCTGGTGCTGGGCATGCTCTTCATCATCCTGCTCCTCTACCGGAACGTGACGCTGGACGTGGCGGCCGGGCTGGCCGCGGGCGCCATCACCGCCATCACCACCAGCATGCCCGGCGGCCAGATCCCCAACCTGGTGGACAAACTGGTCACCACCCTGGTGCTGGTCGGCCTCATCCGGCTCTTCTCGCGGCTTCAGCCCAACCTGCTCTCGATCGGGGTGGCGGTCCTCGGCACGCTGATCAGCGGGACGGTCTTCCTGAGCACGGCGATGGTGCTGGGCGTCTTCCCGGCGGCGGCCTTCCCCGCCACGCTGCTGGCGGTGGTCCTGCCCGCCGCGCTGGCCAACGCGGTGGTGGTGGCCGTCCTCTATCCCGTCGCCCGCGCCGCGCGCCGCCTGACCGGCTCCCCGGCCCTCCAGGGCCCGGGTCGCTGA
- a CDS encoding AarF/UbiB family protein, with product MNALRRSATVLALVAGIALEWLWVAALHRLGRREQASRVAARLLPVQARRLRRAALRLQGLLIKVGQFLSTRIDVLPESFTSELAALQDVVPAAPWEAIRLRLQQAYGPPDSWPFARVEQEAVAAASLAQVHRAWLDDGRLLALKILRPGIERMVETDLWSLGVAARLAARWTSWGRRYDLLRIYQEFRETTLAELDLLGEADRALRFAADFAGRRGIRVPRIHRELSTRTTLAMSYEEGIPCDDVRALEAAGIDPRRVAHRLVRATMRQILDHGFFHADPHPGNVFVTSGGALLYLDFGMMGEVRPEDREGVAHLLLSLLGRDPEGIAQAVVELDFVRPGVDREALRQTMAFAMERLLSANTAEDPEAFVRFTHEMGDFLYAHPFQLPARYLFLGRALGMVAGTFTRLAPGEDFMGTVLEAGRELLLGNGTIARGLAGALLPVRAGSAATAGADPPSSRPAGAGDRLPGQVLLGILQPWLRLPRTLETIQRTLSAQEARQNPAFAAHAAEAGARTRPVEARLVDRLVWAWWAGLLGLVLLFGPAAGGLAAEPHFRLGAAVAEAGALFLWLRTYRR from the coding sequence GTGAACGCCCTGCGTCGCAGCGCGACCGTCCTGGCGCTGGTCGCCGGCATCGCGCTGGAGTGGCTTTGGGTGGCGGCCCTTCACCGCCTGGGCCGGAGGGAGCAGGCGAGCCGCGTCGCCGCCCGTCTCCTGCCGGTCCAGGCGCGGCGGCTGCGCCGCGCCGCCCTGCGCCTCCAGGGGCTCCTGATCAAGGTCGGCCAGTTCCTGAGCACGCGGATCGACGTCTTGCCCGAATCCTTCACCAGCGAGCTGGCCGCCCTCCAGGACGTCGTCCCGGCCGCACCCTGGGAGGCGATCCGGCTTCGCCTGCAACAGGCTTACGGCCCTCCGGACTCGTGGCCTTTCGCGCGCGTGGAGCAGGAAGCGGTGGCCGCCGCCTCGCTGGCCCAGGTCCACCGCGCCTGGCTCGACGACGGGCGCCTCCTGGCGCTCAAGATCCTCCGGCCCGGCATCGAGCGGATGGTCGAGACCGACCTCTGGTCGCTGGGCGTGGCCGCCCGCCTGGCCGCCCGCTGGACCTCGTGGGGACGGCGCTACGACCTGCTCCGGATCTACCAGGAGTTCCGCGAGACCACCCTGGCCGAGCTCGACCTGCTCGGCGAGGCGGACCGCGCGCTCCGCTTCGCCGCCGACTTCGCCGGCCGGCGAGGCATCCGCGTCCCCCGCATCCACCGGGAGCTCTCCACCCGCACCACCCTGGCGATGAGCTACGAGGAAGGGATCCCCTGCGACGACGTGCGCGCCCTGGAAGCGGCGGGCATCGACCCGCGCCGGGTCGCCCACCGCCTGGTCCGCGCCACCATGCGCCAGATCCTGGATCACGGCTTCTTCCACGCCGACCCCCATCCGGGCAACGTCTTCGTCACCTCCGGGGGCGCCCTGCTCTACCTCGACTTCGGCATGATGGGCGAGGTCCGCCCCGAGGACCGGGAGGGGGTGGCCCACCTGCTCCTCTCGCTCCTGGGGCGGGATCCCGAGGGGATCGCCCAGGCGGTGGTCGAGCTGGACTTCGTCCGCCCGGGTGTCGACCGTGAGGCGCTTCGCCAGACCATGGCCTTCGCCATGGAGCGCCTCCTCTCCGCCAACACCGCCGAGGACCCCGAGGCCTTCGTCCGCTTCACCCACGAGATGGGCGACTTTCTCTACGCGCATCCCTTCCAGTTGCCGGCCCGCTACCTCTTCCTCGGGCGGGCGCTGGGCATGGTCGCCGGCACCTTCACCAGGCTGGCGCCGGGAGAGGACTTCATGGGCACCGTCCTGGAAGCGGGCCGCGAGCTCCTGCTGGGGAACGGCACCATCGCCCGCGGACTGGCGGGCGCCCTCCTCCCCGTGCGCGCCGGCTCCGCCGCGACGGCCGGCGCGGATCCGCCCTCCTCCCGCCCCGCAGGCGCCGGTGACCGCCTCCCCGGGCAGGTGCTCCTCGGCATCCTCCAGCCGTGGCTCCGCCTCCCCCGCACGCTGGAGACGATCCAGCGCACCCTCTCGGCGCAGGAAGCGCGGCAGAACCCCGCCTTCGCGGCCCATGCGGCCGAGGCCGGGGCCCGCACCCGGCCGGTCGAAGCGCGGCTGGTCGACCGCCTCGTCTGGGCCTGGTGGGCCGGCCTCCTCGGCCTCGTCCTCCTCTTCGGCCCGGCCGCCGGCGGGCTCGCCGCCGAGCCGCACTTCCGCCTGGGCGCCGCGGTGGCGGAGGCGGGAGCCCTCTTCCTGTGGCTGAGGACCTACCGGCGCTAG
- a CDS encoding phosphate--acyl-ACP acyltransferase produces the protein MPEPDRPVRVALDAFSGDHAPGELVAGALAALEEEPGLEVLLVGPGPLLREEIERRGGSAWLRSGRLHPVEAARRVEEGESPVRLIQRDPELSVAVTARLVRDGRADAGVSVGHTGATLAAATLILGLLPGIERPAAGLALPFAPHTFLVDLGPNVDVTARHLLDFARMGVVYAQTFLGVREPTVALLANGQERGKGNRQTRAAYELLERSGLRFRGYVEGQDVVLGSADVVVVDGFTGNILLKFLEGLAAYLAGRLRAAVAGAGLAPAGELGRLLDLLEQLSDATQLPSVPVLLGVDGLFLPGHGRSRAAQVRHLLRSAAEAVRNGLLPRLREALRSEEAMRG, from the coding sequence ATGCCGGAGCCCGACCGACCGGTGCGGGTGGCGCTGGACGCGTTCTCCGGCGATCACGCGCCCGGGGAGCTGGTGGCCGGTGCCCTGGCGGCGCTGGAGGAAGAGCCGGGTCTGGAGGTCCTGCTGGTGGGACCGGGACCGCTCCTCCGCGAGGAGATCGAACGCCGCGGAGGAAGCGCCTGGCTCCGGTCGGGCCGGCTCCACCCGGTGGAGGCGGCGCGCCGCGTCGAGGAGGGCGAGAGCCCGGTGCGGCTGATCCAGCGGGATCCGGAGCTCTCCGTGGCCGTGACCGCGCGCCTGGTCCGCGACGGGCGGGCGGACGCGGGCGTCTCCGTCGGCCACACGGGCGCCACCCTGGCCGCGGCGACGCTGATCCTCGGGCTCCTGCCGGGGATCGAGCGCCCGGCGGCCGGTCTCGCGCTCCCCTTCGCCCCCCACACCTTCCTGGTCGACCTGGGGCCCAACGTGGACGTGACGGCCAGGCACCTGCTGGACTTCGCCCGCATGGGGGTCGTCTACGCCCAGACCTTCCTGGGCGTGCGCGAACCCACCGTGGCGCTCCTCGCCAACGGGCAGGAACGCGGGAAGGGGAACCGGCAGACCCGCGCCGCCTACGAGCTGCTGGAGCGGAGCGGCCTCCGCTTCCGCGGCTACGTGGAGGGGCAGGACGTGGTCCTGGGCAGCGCCGACGTGGTCGTGGTCGACGGCTTCACCGGCAACATCCTGCTCAAGTTCCTGGAGGGGCTGGCCGCTTACCTGGCCGGACGGCTGCGGGCGGCGGTGGCCGGGGCGGGACTGGCGCCGGCCGGGGAGCTGGGACGGCTGCTCGACCTGCTGGAGCAGCTGAGCGACGCCACGCAGCTGCCGAGCGTGCCCGTCCTGCTCGGCGTCGACGGGCTCTTCCTGCCCGGGCACGGGCGCTCCCGCGCAGCGCAGGTCCGGCACCTGCTGCGATCTGCCGCGGAAGCCGTGCGCAACGGCCTTCTGCCGCGGCTTCGGGAGGCTTTGCGATCCGAGGAGGCGATGCGGGGATGA
- a CDS encoding DAK2 domain-containing protein encodes MSTYPLAEDRQPAVAWDGRRLGEVLETAAAEFSRHAEEINRINVFPVPDGDSGTNMERTLAAVARAAQQAAAAGAGAGELMRQAARAALLGARGNSGVILAEIFRGMSRRLEQLATLRPRDMAEALAAGAEAAYKAVVEPVEGTILTAIRAAAEATARFRQEPAGGMAELLRTAAEAAREATLRSPELLPVLRERGVVDAAAKGLAIFLEAAAAQASRIEAEGRAGWQEAGASPAEEPLAGDGAGATVQGTPAARAPRAPFYGQEVQLLLFTTLPEGEVRSRLEPLGGSLLVIGEPGLYRVHIHTRRTAEVLESCRAMGRTDQETVEDLDEEAARAEAGSHLRGDEPGGGAS; translated from the coding sequence ATGAGCACCTATCCCCTGGCGGAGGACCGCCAGCCGGCCGTCGCGTGGGATGGGCGCCGGCTGGGCGAGGTGCTGGAGACGGCGGCGGCGGAGTTCTCCCGCCATGCGGAGGAGATCAACCGGATCAACGTCTTCCCGGTCCCCGACGGCGACTCCGGGACCAACATGGAGAGGACCCTGGCGGCGGTGGCGCGGGCGGCCCAGCAGGCGGCGGCCGCCGGGGCCGGCGCGGGCGAGCTGATGCGCCAGGCCGCCCGCGCGGCGCTCCTGGGGGCGCGGGGCAATTCCGGGGTGATCCTGGCCGAGATCTTCCGCGGCATGTCGCGCCGCCTGGAGCAGCTGGCCACGCTCCGCCCGCGGGACATGGCGGAGGCGCTCGCGGCCGGCGCCGAGGCCGCCTACAAGGCGGTGGTGGAGCCGGTCGAGGGCACCATCCTGACGGCCATCCGCGCGGCGGCCGAGGCGACGGCCCGCTTCCGCCAGGAGCCGGCCGGCGGCATGGCCGAACTGCTGCGCACCGCGGCCGAGGCCGCCCGGGAGGCGACCCTGCGCAGCCCGGAGCTGCTCCCCGTCCTGCGCGAGCGGGGCGTGGTCGACGCCGCGGCCAAGGGCCTCGCCATCTTCCTGGAGGCGGCGGCGGCCCAGGCCAGCCGGATCGAGGCCGAGGGCCGGGCAGGCTGGCAGGAGGCCGGGGCGAGCCCGGCGGAAGAGCCGCTCGCGGGGGACGGCGCGGGAGCCACCGTCCAGGGAACGCCGGCGGCCCGGGCGCCCCGGGCACCCTTCTACGGCCAGGAGGTCCAGCTGCTCCTCTTCACCACGCTGCCCGAGGGCGAGGTGCGCAGCCGGCTCGAGCCCCTGGGCGGCTCGCTGCTGGTCATCGGCGAGCCGGGCCTCTACCGGGTCCACATCCACACCCGCCGGACGGCGGAGGTGTTGGAGAGCTGCCGGGCCATGGGCCGGACCGATCAGGAGACGGTGGAGGACCTGGACGAGGAGGCCGCCCGCGCCGAGGCCGGGTCCCACCTCCGGGGCGACGAGCCTGGGGGCGGTGCTTCCTGA
- the moaA gene encoding GTP 3',8-cyclase MoaA, which translates to MGAELVDRFGRVVRKMRISVTDRCNFRCQYCMPSENVRWLPRGEILSFEEITRVTRVAVGLGVRRVRLTGGEPLARPELEVLVGQLAAIEGLQDLSMTTNGYFLPEKAEALRAAGLKSVNISLDSLRRERFAELTRRDSLERVLEGIRAARAAGFPVKINTVLMRGVNEDEVADLIAWSGENGVLLRFIEFMPLDGDRQWSRERVVTAGEILAQAAKLGPVEAVEADPHQPARLYRAAGVVFGIIASVSQPFCRQCDRIRLTADGKIRNCLFALAEADLRGPLRAGADDQQLAAVMRDAVWSKWEGHLINQTGFRPPERAMYAIGG; encoded by the coding sequence TTGGGAGCGGAGCTTGTCGACCGGTTCGGTCGCGTCGTCCGGAAGATGCGGATCTCCGTCACGGACCGCTGCAACTTTCGCTGCCAGTACTGCATGCCCAGCGAGAACGTCCGCTGGTTGCCCCGGGGCGAGATCCTCAGCTTCGAGGAGATCACCCGGGTCACCCGGGTGGCCGTCGGCCTCGGGGTCCGGCGCGTCCGCCTGACGGGTGGGGAGCCCCTGGCCCGGCCGGAGCTGGAGGTCCTGGTCGGGCAGTTGGCGGCCATCGAGGGCCTGCAGGACCTCTCCATGACCACCAACGGCTACTTCCTGCCCGAGAAGGCGGAGGCGCTGCGCGCGGCCGGTCTGAAGAGCGTCAACATCAGCCTGGACAGCCTGCGCCGGGAACGGTTCGCCGAGCTGACCCGGCGCGACAGCCTGGAGCGTGTGCTGGAGGGGATCCGCGCCGCCCGGGCGGCCGGCTTCCCCGTCAAGATCAATACCGTGCTGATGCGCGGAGTCAACGAGGACGAGGTGGCCGACCTGATCGCATGGAGCGGGGAGAACGGCGTCCTTCTCCGCTTCATCGAGTTCATGCCGCTGGACGGCGACCGGCAGTGGAGCCGGGAGCGGGTGGTGACCGCCGGCGAGATCCTGGCGCAGGCCGCGAAGCTGGGGCCGGTGGAGGCCGTGGAGGCCGACCCGCACCAGCCGGCGCGCCTCTATCGCGCGGCCGGCGTCGTGTTCGGGATCATTGCCAGCGTCTCCCAGCCGTTCTGTCGCCAGTGCGATCGAATCCGCCTCACCGCGGACGGGAAGATCCGCAACTGCCTCTTCGCCCTGGCGGAGGCCGACCTGCGCGGGCCTCTCCGCGCCGGGGCCGACGATCAGCAACTGGCCGCGGTGATGCGCGATGCAGTCTGGAGCAAGTGGGAAGGCCATCTCATCAACCAGACGGGCTTCCGCCCGCCCGAACGGGCGATGTACGCCATCGGCGGCTGA
- a CDS encoding amidohydrolase has product MAEAERVLAITGGRVVTVSGPTYEPGTVLVRNGRIEAVGPADDPALAPPPGAERIDAGGRWVTPGFIDAHNHSGVHEEANGPAGSDGNEMTDPVTPQLRAIDAINPEDEGIRDALRGGVTTVWITPGSGNAIGGQGSTLHTSGRTVEEMLLREFSGLKMALGENPKRVYGEQKRMPSTRMGTAYVIREAFVRAQEYIEKVERAQGDPEKRPARDLKLEALARVLRREVPVRNHCHRADDIRTALRLADEFGYRLVIDHGTEAHKLADELARREVPVAWGPATTSRSKVELRDRSLRTPRALAEAGVRFAIMTDHPVIPVWLLRITAGLAVGEGLDEEVAFRALTLVPAEITGVADRVGSLEVGKLADVVVWDGHPFEVRSHPERVLIEGRTVWSTEA; this is encoded by the coding sequence ATGGCAGAGGCAGAACGAGTGCTCGCGATCACGGGCGGCCGCGTGGTGACGGTGAGCGGGCCCACCTACGAGCCCGGTACGGTCCTCGTCCGGAACGGGCGGATCGAGGCGGTGGGACCGGCGGACGATCCGGCGCTGGCACCCCCGCCGGGCGCCGAGCGGATCGACGCCGGCGGGCGCTGGGTGACGCCGGGCTTCATCGACGCGCACAACCACTCGGGCGTCCACGAGGAAGCCAACGGTCCCGCCGGCTCGGACGGCAACGAGATGACCGACCCCGTCACCCCGCAGCTCCGCGCCATCGACGCCATCAACCCCGAGGACGAGGGCATCCGCGACGCCCTCCGTGGCGGCGTCACCACCGTATGGATCACGCCCGGCAGCGGCAACGCCATCGGCGGCCAGGGGTCGACGCTCCACACCTCCGGCCGGACGGTGGAGGAGATGCTGCTGCGCGAGTTCTCCGGCCTGAAGATGGCGCTGGGCGAGAACCCCAAGCGCGTCTACGGCGAGCAGAAGCGGATGCCCTCGACCCGCATGGGAACCGCCTACGTCATCCGCGAGGCCTTCGTCCGCGCCCAGGAGTACATCGAGAAGGTGGAGAGGGCCCAGGGCGACCCGGAGAAGCGCCCGGCCCGGGACCTGAAGCTGGAGGCGCTGGCGCGGGTGCTGCGGAGGGAGGTGCCGGTCCGCAACCACTGCCACCGCGCCGACGACATCCGGACCGCCCTCCGCCTGGCCGACGAGTTCGGCTACCGGCTGGTGATCGACCACGGCACCGAGGCGCACAAGCTGGCCGACGAGCTCGCCCGCCGCGAGGTCCCGGTGGCCTGGGGTCCGGCCACCACCTCCCGCAGCAAGGTGGAGCTGCGCGACCGCAGCCTGCGCACCCCCCGCGCCCTGGCCGAGGCGGGTGTCCGCTTCGCCATCATGACCGACCACCCCGTCATCCCGGTCTGGCTCCTCCGCATCACCGCCGGCCTGGCCGTGGGCGAGGGCCTGGACGAGGAGGTCGCCTTCCGCGCGCTCACCCTGGTACCGGCCGAGATCACCGGCGTGGCCGACCGGGTCGGCTCGCTGGAGGTGGGCAAGCTGGCCGACGTCGTCGTCTGGGACGGCCACCCCTTCGAGGTGCGGAGCCATCCCGAGCGCGTCCTCATCGAGGGGCGGACCGTCTGGAGCACGGAGGCGTGA
- a CDS encoding PD-(D/E)XK nuclease family protein — MSPLPARPEPRPGRDPGGRPAPRAGRDRGPGDLQLALLPPDESLVLSATRLDVWRSCRRRYLFQYVQRLPARTTEPLWIGRLVHRVLERLVALPPAERREEAALALLDRLWPEEADRRSAFPSPEREQAARQRARAMLAAWVRRERARLGPDSRLVGLELPLSLRLGDGLAFTGRIDRLEWREGGLELVDYKTGRPRSAPALRRDLQAVAYAWLVESVWGRPVERVTFWFLAVDRLVTFPVDREAASALPDRLRAEGRAIREERLYPARPGPACRWCDYLALCPEGQQAARRLASRQAGGSAGAAPSQAARSSDSGR; from the coding sequence GTGAGCCCCCTGCCCGCCCGGCCCGAGCCCCGGCCCGGGCGAGACCCCGGTGGCCGGCCGGCCCCCCGGGCCGGTCGCGACCGGGGTCCGGGCGACCTCCAGCTCGCGCTCCTGCCCCCCGACGAGTCTCTCGTCCTGAGTGCCACGCGGCTCGACGTCTGGCGCAGCTGCCGGCGGCGCTACCTCTTCCAGTACGTCCAGCGACTGCCCGCCCGGACGACAGAGCCGCTCTGGATCGGCCGCCTCGTCCACCGGGTGCTGGAACGGCTGGTCGCCCTCCCCCCCGCCGAGCGGCGCGAGGAGGCCGCCCTCGCCCTCCTCGACCGGCTCTGGCCCGAGGAAGCGGACCGGCGGAGCGCCTTCCCCTCCCCGGAGCGCGAGCAGGCGGCGCGCCAGCGCGCCCGCGCCATGCTGGCCGCCTGGGTGCGCCGCGAGCGGGCGAGGCTGGGTCCCGACAGCCGCCTGGTGGGGCTCGAGCTGCCCCTCAGCCTGCGCCTGGGCGACGGCCTGGCCTTCACCGGCCGGATCGACCGGCTGGAATGGCGAGAAGGCGGGCTCGAGCTGGTGGACTACAAGACCGGTCGCCCGCGGAGCGCGCCGGCGCTCCGCCGCGACCTGCAGGCCGTCGCCTACGCCTGGCTCGTGGAGAGCGTCTGGGGTCGCCCGGTCGAGCGCGTGACCTTCTGGTTCCTCGCGGTCGACCGCCTCGTCACCTTTCCGGTCGACCGCGAGGCCGCCTCGGCCCTGCCCGATCGGCTGCGCGCCGAGGGCCGGGCGATCCGGGAGGAGAGGCTCTACCCCGCCCGTCCCGGTCCGGCCTGCCGCTGGTGCGACTACCTCGCGCTCTGCCCGGAGGGGCAGCAGGCGGCCCGGCGCCTCGCGTCGCGTCAGGCGGGCGGATCGGCCGGGGCGGCCCCCTCCCAGGCTGCGCGGAGCAGCGACTCGGGCAGGTAG